In Manis pentadactyla isolate mManPen7 chromosome 11, mManPen7.hap1, whole genome shotgun sequence, one DNA window encodes the following:
- the POLR2M gene encoding protein GRINL1A gives MSSLPRGFEPQTPEDLGPQSLAELQEMLKRQERLLRNEKFICKLPDKGKKVLGSVVKLKAAIAEREEARVKSELFHPISVDCKLRQKAIAVIDVDTDKAQNSDQILDTSSLVPSCSSIDTIKLCKATSQQQGLVHPIHKGDEEAPDIEYTVNKRPASSSRTSVLSSSEASERLPQHRVSSQAEDNSSSSDHLFIDRPQRITVADPDEHHSQENTGTEKETGFGSRTQKKPHYMEVLEIRAQNPVPPPHKFKTNVLPLQQKDSFSHWQRGGPPVSSAERRHRDKKHLDDITAARLLPLHHLPAQLLSVEDSLALQKQQKQNYEEMQAKLAAQKLAERLNIKMQSYAPEGETWRKYREVRDEDDDPSSDDEF, from the exons ATGTCCTCGCTGCCCCGCGGCTTCGAGCCCCAAACTCCCGAGGACTTGGGGCCGCAGAGTTTGGCGGAGCTGCAGGAGATGTTGAAGCGCCAGGAGAGACTTTTGCGCAACGA AAAATTCATTTGCAAATTGCCCGACAAAGGTAAAAAGGTCTTAGGCTCTGTTGTCAAACTGAAAGCTGCCATTGCAGAACGTGAAGAAGCTAGAGTAAAAAGTGAACTGTTTCATCCTATTAGTGTAGATTGTAAGCTAAGGCAAAAAGCAATTGCAGTTATTGATGTGGACACGGATAAGGCCCAGAATTCTGACCAGATACTTGATACTTCATCACTAGTTCCCAGCTGTTCCTCCATAGATACCATCAAGTTATGTAAAGCAACTTCGCAACAACAGGGACTTGTACATCCTATTCACAAAGGCGATGAAGAGGCTCCAGACATTGAGTACACAGTGAACAAGCGTCCAGCTTCCAGCAGCAGAACCAGTGTGCTTTCCTCATCTGAAGCCAGTGAGCGTCTCCCTCAGCATCGTGTTTCAAGTCAAGCAGAAGATAATTCTAGCAGCTCTGACCACCTGTTTATTGATAGACCACAAAGGATCACAGTTGCGGACCCAGATGAGCACCACTCACAGGAAAATACTGGTACTGAGAAAGAGACAGGCTTCGGTAGTAGGACACAGAAGAAACCTCATTACATGGAAGTGCTAGAAATTCGAGCCCAAAACCCTGTGCCCCCACCACATAAATTTAAAACCAACGT ATTACCTTTACAACAAAAGGATTCATTCAGTCATTGGCAGAGAGGAGGGCCCCCCGTTTCCTCAGCAGAAAGACGGCACAGGGATAAGAAGCACCTTGATGACATCACAGCAGCTCGGCTTCTGCCGCTTCAccatctgcctgcacagctgctcTCCGTAGAAGACTCTTTGGCACTTCAGAAACAGCAGAAACAGAATTATGAG gaGATGCAAGCCAAGCTCGCAGCACAAAAATTAGCAGAAAGACTGAATATTAAAATGCAGAGCTATGCTCCAGAAGGGGAGACTTGGAGGAAATACCGAGAAGTAAGGGATGAAGATGATGATCCGTCCTCCGACGATGAATTCTGA